The proteins below come from a single Oxobacter pfennigii genomic window:
- a CDS encoding DUF4430 domain-containing protein, whose amino-acid sequence MKLFHKKTYQKKLKRLLSTLMVLMMLLSLFPANALAEAGSHLAASYTKAIDGAAVAYVTTPTTVEIDLSEATENISITEGGNYVITGVTTSTIVSIDTAGTVNLTLDNAAILRPADAATNANAFSVEGGAVVNLTVKAGTDNTISNEKGPGFRIGNGELNIKGTGTLNIIGSSYPIYSSGDITIDEADVTVTNTTGVNTSNGFYLTKGGEATSGPTLTVNSGSLNVALQEKVGAGTSAALMISGSGTSFIQNGGTVTLINATSVDQSYGIRSDGPVTVKVGSLFTYGQTNGVYLAKDSTMSIKDNASFIAASGNRASFDVMKGAVFCNGTGKFIDGKGIVSLKLDSPVESSTQLALNHDPGTGYVRDMAANLPMAAYYVAFAGKLGDTYYMQAGDKYVTSESEGLYCATFKVDSIVANPVKKDAAVSSLPQSFEVSQPAGVESLKVGSAVPLSVSPNYVVNWSSSNPGVATVDDSGVVAAKSAGTATITAECLGITGTYNITTVNMTDPRVFTFIVDNPEAIVKIFRDGFTYVPVSVSGGTFTYSLEDGTYNYEVSKEGFPTITGEFTVSENGTNEISLSMYYSVDFEIIAGEGVDSAAGALIKVFDSENNEVSGTEGHFDGLNGDYTYTVTLDGCYPASGAFGGVGVIRIILNKDRSSSGAAGWAGAYNHKDGNAIINSPLPVSAGEAIEKWATQISSTDNFGAAYAGSFVVADGYVYLTGDGYLNKIDKETGEIKAQVTAGTAGYMYDYLAYGDGVLFLAGSSYITAFEAGTLKELWRTTVGGQHSTQVNGSLNSKGTVGNFRPIVYSDGYIFCGKNAFKTTSFEVDENGRNKPAWSLNDDFNWNSGTVVGDNYYVAAVQTLYAVKYKTGEVISTWEFSSDNNIYTWGGVAYSKDTGRLYFASYSGAKLYAVKLDAQGKLITNTGGTADRPVITDVSQESLCTPVIYNDRVYLTGQKGKVDVLKATPVKPSGSSSYTLETIYTIDSGEKVKVQSTPILSTAYANEGNSHKVYLYFQGYSEPAPVYVLEDSAAVTTADDAKISKVAVPSISQFAFEQIAADNDGNLYLFNESGYLFCFGVAEDIIVNVRIEGIDGNLYNGSVTVPNTGDVTAYDVLNYLDEHEDSLSITFADTSFGKYISAINGEEQAHFGGYDGWNYRVNGILPNVGVSDYNVEGNDELLLYYGDANCLYPTVDTSQLNSSGIITFTASGTQWVEQDGDTVEVPYTVPISEATVTWDDVTYTTDENGRVQIESAHLTDGDHSLQIEKYHANGLPLVVRLAPDYKVTFSTSDDITVTFRLIGDTVHEDGQPRFDGYINWIKTKAYTMDKGSKMYDLFMMAIEDAGLSQEGAEDNYVAGITAPAVLKGYWLYAFDNGPKSGWMYTVNGIHSNVGLKQQTLADGDQVIWHYINDYEQETSYNGSNPPYLNSWLNAPDIDPVAEKAVKNISIRIEGPDVTLLPKTTLDSIEYFNPQSFGGTDNGKVTALHALVKGIEEGAGADPVDKSILDVSSGLIKSIFGQENDTYGVSWMYAVNNEMPSTDLISQYELQEGDSVVVFCVDWIYGYHSMFDREEATVKTGEKLNLTLTGENIANWMFGQSTGPEAIEGAELYISGDGEVNAGNSTGIFTGQDGTAEISFDEPGEYLISAVRFNEDDDEVIDISRPYCKVTVEPMTGFTVERTDDGEFSNGEDANVTVQMTNNNDLPQQATLIICLYDITEGKNEMINYAYASKEVASGETVRLSGGFAIPDTGTYKIKVFVWDTFDVMKQLAEPILIDVDN is encoded by the coding sequence ATGAAATTATTTCATAAGAAGACGTATCAAAAAAAGCTGAAGCGGCTGCTTTCAACGTTAATGGTGTTGATGATGCTGTTATCATTATTCCCTGCCAATGCGCTGGCCGAAGCAGGGAGCCATCTTGCAGCCAGCTATACTAAAGCCATTGACGGGGCGGCTGTTGCATATGTTACTACTCCGACTACGGTGGAAATAGATCTTTCGGAAGCTACGGAGAATATTTCCATAACCGAGGGCGGTAATTATGTGATTACCGGCGTCACAACATCAACCATAGTCAGTATAGACACGGCAGGTACAGTCAACCTGACCTTAGATAACGCGGCAATCCTGCGACCGGCCGATGCCGCCACCAATGCCAACGCTTTTTCTGTTGAAGGCGGAGCTGTTGTCAACCTGACGGTCAAGGCAGGCACCGACAATACAATTTCCAACGAAAAAGGACCCGGGTTCAGGATTGGAAACGGAGAGTTGAATATAAAGGGTACAGGCACTCTTAATATCATTGGTAGCTCCTACCCAATTTATTCCAGCGGAGATATTACCATTGATGAAGCTGACGTTACGGTTACCAACACTACGGGTGTTAACACATCCAATGGCTTCTACCTGACAAAAGGAGGGGAGGCTACATCGGGTCCAACCCTTACCGTAAACAGCGGTAGCCTGAATGTTGCCCTTCAGGAAAAAGTAGGAGCAGGAACCTCAGCGGCACTTATGATCAGTGGCAGCGGTACCTCTTTTATACAAAACGGCGGTACCGTCACATTGATCAATGCCACCAGCGTTGATCAATCCTATGGAATACGCTCCGACGGGCCGGTTACAGTCAAGGTAGGCTCTTTGTTTACCTATGGGCAGACCAACGGAGTATATCTTGCTAAAGATTCAACAATGAGTATTAAGGATAACGCATCCTTTATTGCGGCTTCGGGTAACAGAGCCTCATTTGATGTTATGAAAGGCGCCGTATTTTGCAATGGTACAGGCAAATTTATTGATGGAAAGGGCATCGTTTCTTTAAAATTAGACAGCCCTGTAGAAAGCAGCACACAGCTTGCATTAAACCATGATCCGGGCACCGGATATGTCCGGGATATGGCGGCTAATCTTCCCATGGCTGCCTATTACGTGGCTTTTGCAGGCAAGCTTGGAGATACATATTATATGCAGGCTGGAGACAAATATGTCACATCCGAAAGCGAGGGCCTTTACTGTGCTACCTTCAAGGTGGACAGCATAGTGGCAAACCCGGTAAAGAAGGATGCTGCCGTGTCATCACTGCCCCAATCCTTTGAGGTATCGCAGCCGGCAGGCGTAGAGAGCCTAAAGGTAGGAAGTGCCGTGCCTTTGAGCGTTTCTCCCAATTATGTTGTAAACTGGAGCAGCAGCAACCCCGGTGTGGCTACAGTAGATGACAGCGGCGTCGTTGCGGCTAAATCGGCGGGCACTGCCACCATTACCGCCGAATGCCTGGGAATAACGGGAACATATAATATCACCACCGTCAATATGACCGACCCGAGGGTGTTTACATTTATTGTGGATAACCCAGAGGCAATAGTAAAGATATTCCGTGACGGCTTTACCTATGTCCCTGTCTCGGTATCGGGAGGTACTTTCACCTACTCCCTGGAAGACGGTACATATAACTATGAGGTCTCAAAGGAAGGATTCCCAACCATAACTGGCGAATTCACAGTTTCAGAAAATGGGACAAACGAAATCTCTCTTTCCATGTACTATAGCGTAGACTTTGAGATTATAGCCGGAGAGGGAGTTGACAGCGCCGCCGGTGCGCTCATTAAAGTTTTTGACAGTGAGAATAATGAGGTTTCCGGGACGGAGGGGCATTTCGACGGCCTCAACGGAGATTACACTTATACCGTCACATTGGATGGCTGCTATCCCGCATCCGGAGCTTTTGGAGGCGTGGGTGTTATTAGGATCATTTTGAACAAGGACCGAAGCAGTTCAGGCGCCGCCGGCTGGGCAGGGGCATATAACCATAAGGATGGCAATGCCATAATAAATTCCCCTTTGCCTGTAAGCGCCGGTGAAGCAATTGAAAAATGGGCGACACAGATAAGTTCGACCGATAATTTTGGAGCAGCCTATGCAGGGTCCTTTGTCGTGGCGGATGGCTACGTTTACCTAACCGGCGACGGATATCTTAACAAAATAGATAAGGAAACAGGTGAAATCAAGGCACAGGTAACTGCCGGTACAGCAGGCTATATGTACGATTACCTGGCCTATGGCGACGGTGTACTTTTCCTTGCCGGAAGCTCTTATATTACCGCCTTTGAAGCAGGCACCCTTAAGGAACTCTGGCGGACAACTGTCGGTGGCCAGCACAGCACCCAGGTCAACGGCAGCCTGAACAGCAAAGGGACTGTCGGTAATTTCCGTCCCATTGTGTACAGCGACGGGTATATTTTCTGCGGCAAAAATGCTTTCAAGACCACCAGCTTTGAAGTGGATGAAAACGGCCGCAACAAACCTGCATGGAGCTTAAATGACGATTTTAACTGGAATTCGGGCACCGTAGTAGGCGATAATTACTATGTGGCTGCTGTCCAGACCCTTTATGCCGTAAAATACAAGACGGGAGAGGTTATAAGTACATGGGAATTCAGCTCTGATAACAATATCTATACCTGGGGCGGCGTTGCTTACAGTAAAGATACCGGAAGGCTCTATTTTGCCTCATACTCCGGTGCCAAGCTGTATGCTGTAAAGCTGGATGCTCAGGGAAAGCTCATTACAAATACAGGAGGAACGGCGGACAGGCCCGTTATTACAGACGTCAGCCAGGAAAGCCTCTGCACTCCCGTAATCTATAATGACAGGGTGTACCTGACAGGCCAGAAGGGAAAAGTCGATGTGCTGAAAGCGACGCCTGTGAAGCCAAGCGGAAGCTCTTCATACACTCTGGAGACCATTTATACCATTGATAGCGGAGAAAAAGTTAAAGTCCAAAGCACACCTATACTCAGCACAGCTTATGCCAATGAAGGCAACAGCCATAAGGTATATCTCTATTTCCAGGGCTATTCCGAACCAGCGCCTGTTTATGTGCTGGAGGACTCAGCAGCCGTTACCACTGCCGATGATGCGAAAATAAGTAAGGTTGCGGTGCCGTCCATATCCCAGTTTGCCTTTGAGCAGATTGCTGCCGATAATGACGGAAACCTCTATTTGTTCAACGAATCAGGATATCTTTTCTGCTTCGGTGTGGCCGAAGACATTATCGTAAATGTACGTATCGAGGGTATTGACGGCAATCTCTATAACGGCAGCGTGACGGTACCCAACACGGGAGATGTCACAGCATATGATGTGCTGAATTATCTCGATGAACATGAGGATTCTCTATCCATAACCTTTGCCGACACCAGTTTCGGTAAATATATATCCGCTATAAATGGAGAGGAGCAGGCTCATTTTGGAGGTTATGACGGATGGAACTACCGCGTTAACGGTATTTTACCTAATGTTGGAGTTTCCGACTATAATGTAGAAGGTAATGATGAATTACTGTTGTATTACGGCGATGCAAACTGCCTCTATCCTACAGTGGATACCTCCCAATTAAACAGCAGCGGTATAATCACCTTTACCGCCTCTGGTACTCAATGGGTAGAGCAAGACGGAGATACGGTGGAGGTGCCTTATACCGTACCAATTTCCGAGGCCACCGTGACCTGGGACGATGTTACTTACACAACGGATGAAAATGGCAGAGTGCAAATAGAAAGCGCCCATCTCACTGACGGCGACCATTCTTTGCAAATCGAGAAATACCATGCAAACGGTTTGCCACTTGTGGTCCGCTTAGCGCCGGACTACAAAGTCACCTTCAGTACTTCGGATGATATAACCGTCACCTTCCGCCTCATCGGTGACACTGTTCATGAAGATGGGCAACCCCGCTTTGACGGTTATATAAACTGGATAAAAACCAAAGCCTATACAATGGATAAAGGCAGCAAAATGTATGACTTATTTATGATGGCAATTGAGGATGCAGGGCTTTCCCAGGAGGGTGCCGAGGATAACTATGTAGCCGGAATTACGGCACCGGCTGTATTAAAAGGCTACTGGCTATATGCCTTTGATAACGGTCCAAAATCCGGATGGATGTATACAGTCAACGGAATCCATTCCAATGTGGGGCTTAAGCAGCAAACTTTGGCAGACGGAGACCAAGTCATATGGCACTATATAAACGATTATGAACAGGAAACATCCTATAATGGCAGTAATCCGCCTTACCTTAACTCCTGGCTCAATGCACCGGATATTGACCCGGTGGCAGAGAAGGCCGTGAAAAATATTTCTATCAGAATTGAAGGGCCGGATGTAACCTTGCTGCCCAAGACCACCCTTGATTCCATAGAATACTTTAATCCTCAATCCTTTGGCGGCACCGATAACGGTAAAGTGACGGCCCTGCATGCTCTGGTGAAAGGAATAGAAGAAGGTGCCGGAGCAGACCCGGTGGATAAGAGTATACTGGATGTAAGCAGCGGCCTTATTAAATCAATATTCGGCCAGGAAAACGATACCTATGGCGTATCCTGGATGTATGCCGTTAACAATGAAATGCCATCAACAGACCTTATTTCCCAGTATGAGCTTCAAGAAGGAGACAGTGTGGTAGTTTTCTGCGTGGACTGGATATACGGATATCACTCCATGTTTGACAGGGAAGAAGCTACAGTAAAAACAGGAGAAAAGCTAAACCTGACTCTTACGGGGGAAAATATTGCAAATTGGATGTTTGGCCAGTCTACCGGACCGGAAGCTATTGAAGGAGCAGAGCTTTATATAAGCGGTGACGGAGAAGTAAATGCCGGCAATTCCACCGGAATATTTACCGGCCAGGACGGTACAGCAGAAATAAGTTTTGATGAGCCCGGCGAATACCTGATTTCCGCTGTGCGGTTCAACGAAGATGATGATGAAGTTATTGACATTTCCCGCCCGTATTGCAAAGTAACTGTGGAACCGATGACAGGATTTACCGTTGAAAGGACAGATGACGGAGAATTCAGCAACGGAGAAGATGCCAATGTAACCGTACAGATGACCAACAATAATGATTTACCCCAGCAGGCTACATTGATCATCTGCCTCTATGACATTACAGAAGGTAAAAACGAGATGATAAATTATGCCTATGCATCAAAAGAAGTTGCATCCGGTGAAACGGTAAGGCTCTCGGGAGGATTTGCCATCCCCGATACCGGCACATACAAGATTAAGGTGTTCGTATGGGATACATTTGATGTTATGAAACAGCTTGCAGAGCCTATATTAATAGATGTAGACAATTAA